The sequence below is a genomic window from Nostoc flagelliforme CCNUN1.
CACCTCTTACCCGTCACCTCTCCCCTAATCCCAATGCCCCCATTAACTAAATTGTTATGAACGTAAAATGTCAAGTCCTTGGTGATTGGCAGTAAACTGGATCTTTGCCCCAAGACAAACATCCATCCTTGGATGTCATAAAGCCTTTTGGCATCCCATTTCCTTAAGACACATCAAGGCATAAACGCAAACAATTATTGCATCTTGTGTGTACTTGGAGTATAAAATACCAGAAAACTAGAGACGAAGCATGAAAGTTACCCAGGAAAAACTTCCCGCCAGCCAAATTGGCCTGGAAATAGAGATTACGCCGGAAATTACCAAGCAAACTTACGAACAGGTCATTAAAAACTTAGCGAGTACTGCCAATATTCCTGGGTTTCGTAAAGGCAAGGTGCCTCGGCCGATATTGCTACAACGGCTGGGTACAACTCGAATTAAGGCAGCAGCGCTGGAAGAACTAATTCAAGACGGCATTGAGCAAGCGGTTAAACAAGAAGCTATCCCGGCAATAGGTCAGCCGCAACTGCGCTCCTCCTTTGAGGATTTAATTAAGAATTATGAACCTGGAAAACCCCTGACGATTTCAGCTGCTGTCGATGTAGAACCAGAAGTGAATCTAGTTCAGTACACTGATTTACAAGCTAAGGCTGAAGAAGTTAAGTACGATCCAGAACGAGTAGACGCAAACCTTGATAAGGAACGTCAAGAATTGGCGACATTGATTCCTGTGGAAGGACGTGCAGCCCAAATCGGTGATATTGCCGTAGTCGATTTTAAAGGTTCATTCGCTAGAGTTGAGGGCGAAGACGAAACAGCCGAACTAGAACCGATTCCCGGAGCCGAAGCAACTGATTTTCAAGTTGAGTTGCAGGAAGATAAGTTTATTCCAGGCTTTATTTCGGGAATAGTGGGGATGAATCCTGAAGAAACGAGAGAAATTGTGGCACAGTTCCCAGATCCTTATGCTAATGAAGATTTAGCTGGAAAAGCGGCAACTTTCACAGTGACGCTTAAAGAACTGAAGGAAAAGGAACTACCAGAAGTAAATGACGATTTCGCCCAAGAAATCAGCGATTTTGAAACCTTAGAGGAATTACGCGCTTCTTTGGTCGAGCAATATCAAAAAGAGGCGGACGACAAAACAAAAACAAATAA
It includes:
- the tig gene encoding trigger factor — translated: MKVTQEKLPASQIGLEIEITPEITKQTYEQVIKNLASTANIPGFRKGKVPRPILLQRLGTTRIKAAALEELIQDGIEQAVKQEAIPAIGQPQLRSSFEDLIKNYEPGKPLTISAAVDVEPEVNLVQYTDLQAKAEEVKYDPERVDANLDKERQELATLIPVEGRAAQIGDIAVVDFKGSFARVEGEDETAELEPIPGAEATDFQVELQEDKFIPGFISGIVGMNPEETREIVAQFPDPYANEDLAGKAATFTVTLKELKEKELPEVNDDFAQEISDFETLEELRASLVEQYQKEADDKTKTNKQEALLTELLKHVEVDLPATMIEQEVDAMLTQTAMRLSQQGLDVRKLFTQDIIPQLRERSRTEAIERIKRSLSLREVGKRESIQVTPEEIATRVTELLEQYPEEQDVDEDKLRSIVENELLTEKTIDWLLEHSSVELVPEGSLNPIEEIEATESDTDADADADAPQTEEETIEASTEVTEG